The proteins below are encoded in one region of Syntrophorhabdus sp.:
- a CDS encoding DNA/RNA non-specific endonuclease: KIVYDPNKQEAIAFIMPNEALETEDLPLYIFTIRDVEESTGLDFLSSLGRELQDSIETTRAAGLWQ; this comes from the coding sequence ACAAGATCGTCTATGACCCGAACAAGCAGGAGGCCATCGCCTTCATTATGCCGAATGAGGCCCTTGAGACAGAGGATCTGCCCCTGTATATCTTCACCATACGGGACGTTGAGGAGAGCACCGGGCTTGACTTTCTCTCGAGCCTGGGGAGGGAACTGCAGGACAGTATAGAGACCACCAGGGCCGCCGGTCTCTGGCAATAG